Proteins from a single region of Chlorocebus sabaeus isolate Y175 chromosome 25, mChlSab1.0.hap1, whole genome shotgun sequence:
- the METTL18 gene encoding histidine protein methyltransferase 1 homolog: MTFQFNFTIEDHLENELTPTGDGALTLDSSKELSVSESQKGEDRDRKCSAEQFDLPQGHLWEHKSMENAAPSQDTDSPLSAANNSSNLEPYGKQPSLRAAKEHAMPKDLKMLENKVIETLPGFQHVNFSVVKTISLKENFPGENIVSKSFSSHSDLITGVYEGGLKIWECTFDLLAYFTKAKVKFAGKKVLDLGCGSGLLGITAFKGGAKEIHFQDYNSMVIDEVTLANVVANSTLEDEENDVNEPDLKRCRKPKVTQELYKCRFFSGEWSEFCKLILSSEKLFVKYDLILTSETIYNPDYYSNLHQTFLRLLSKNGRVLLASKAHYFGVGGGVHLFQKFIEERDVFKTRILKIIDEGLKRFIIEITFKSPG; this comes from the coding sequence ATGACCTTTCAGTTTAATTTCACTATAGAAGACCATCTGGAAAATGAATTAACACCCACTGGAGATGGAGCTTTGACCCTGGATTCCTCAAAAGAGCTGTCAGTCTCAGAAAGTCAAAAAGGAGAAGACAGGGACAGAAAATGTTCTGCAGAACAATTTGACTTGCCTCAGGGTCACTTGTGGGAACATAAGTCAATGGAAAATGCAGCTCCCTCTCAAGACACAGACAGTCCACTCAGTGCAGCCAACAATTCAAGTAACTTGGAGCCATATGGAAAACAGCCCTCCTTGAGAGCTGCTAAAGAGCATGCTATGCCTAAAGATTTAAAGATGTTAGAAAATAAAGTCATAGAAACATTACCAGGTTTCCAGCATGTTAACTTCTCAGTAGTGAAAACCATCTCGTTGAAAGAGAACTTCCCTGGAGAAAACATAGTTTCAAAAAGCTTTTCTTCTCACTCTGATCTGATTACAGGTGTTTATGAAGGAGGCTTAAAAATCTGGGAATGTACCTTTGAcctcctggcttatttcacaaaGGCCAAAGTGAAATTTGCCGGGAAAAAAGTCTTGGATCTTGGTTGTGGATCAGGTTTACTGGGTATAACTGCATTCAAGGGAGGGGCCAAAGAAATTCACTTTCAAGATTATAACAGTATGGTGATTGATGAAGTAACCTTAGCTAATGTAGTAGCTAACTCCACTTtggaagatgaagaaaatgatgtaAATGAGCCAGATCTGAAAAGATGCAGGAAACCAAAAGTAACACAAGAACTATATAAATGCCGATTTTTTTCTGGTGAGTGGTCTGAGTTTTGTAAGCTTATACTAAGCAGTGAAAAACTTTTTGTAAAATATGATCTCATTCTCACCTCAGAAACCATTTACAACCCAGATTATTATAGTAATTTGCACCAGACTTTCCTTAGACTGTTAAGTAAAAATGGACGTGTACTTTTGGCTAGCAAAGCACATTATTTTGGTGTAGGTGGAGGTGTTCACCTCTTTCAGAAGTTTATAGAAGAAAGGGATGTTTTTAAGACCAGAATACTCAAAATAATTGATGAAGGATTGAAGCGGTTCATAATTGAAATAACTTTTAAGTCTCCCGGTTAA